The Engystomops pustulosus chromosome 1, aEngPut4.maternal, whole genome shotgun sequence genome has a window encoding:
- the REM2 gene encoding GTP-binding protein REM 2, which translates to MTLNKIEKLGGLRQHRGSLPLPADSRRRGSMPLPYKHQLRRAQAVDELDWPSVHSGSSDSVRSSDSSPEPGVYKVMLLGDHGVGKTTLAGIFGGTQDTFSHESDHPEDTYERNLEVDGEKTTLMVYDIWEQSGPHTWMQDNCLQMGDAFLLVFSVTDRGSFQRLPGLLLRLRTARPHRQIPVILVGNKGDLARSREVSMEEGRSLAGMLSCKYTETSAALHHNTQELLEGVVRQIRLRKDEGERPLQTATLLPPGRRESLTKRARRLLQGIMGKHRGFFKQRSKSCHDLSVL; encoded by the exons ATGACACTAAACAAAATAGAGAAACTGGGGGGCCTGCGGCAACATAGAggaagccttccacttccggctGACTCACGCCGGCGGGGTAGTATGCCCTTGCCTTACAAACATCAGCTGAGGCGTGCACAAGCTGTAGATGAGCTTGACTGGCCAAGTGTCCATTCCGGGTCATCTGATTCTGTGAGGTCTTCAGACAGTAGCCCAGAGCCTGGCGTCTACAAAGTGATGTTGCTTGGTGACCATGGAGTAGGAAAGACAACCCTTGCTGGCATATTTGGAGGCACACAGGACACCTTTTCCCATGAATCTGACCATCCAG AGGATACCTATGAGAGAAATCTGGAAGTGGATGGAGAGAAAACAACACTAATGGTATACGATATTTGGGAACAG TCAGGACCACATACCTGGATGCAAGACAATTGTCTACAGATGGGTGATGCCTTTCTCCTAGTCTTCTCAGTGACAGATCGCGGTAGTTTCCAGCGTCTACCAGGTCTTCTTCTGAGGTTACGAACTGCACGACCACATCGTCAGATTCCAGTGATTCTTGTTGGCAATAAAGGAGACTTGGCCCGCTCCAGAGAGGTCAGCATGGAAG AGGGACGCTCCCTGGCAGGCATGTTAAGCTGTAAGTACACAGAAACATCTGCTGCCCTTCACCATAATACTCAGGAGCTGCTTGAAGGGGTTGTAAGACAGATTCGTTTACGAAAAGATGAAGGAGAACGCCCTCTACAGACAGCCACACTCTTACCACCAGGACGAAGAGAGAGTTTGACCAAAAGAGCAAGGCGACTCTTGCAAGGGATTATGGGAAAACATAGAGGATTCTTTAAGCAAAGATCAAAATCATGTCACGACCTATCTGTACTGTGA